One Halovivax ruber XH-70 genomic region harbors:
- a CDS encoding 30S ribosomal protein S24e: MDVDIIEEDENPMLHRTDVTFELTHDDATPSRLQVRDSLAAKLNKDANEVVVRNLDTKFGMRKTVGAAKVYETADAATEVEQDHMLERNKIGVDADEAADDTEAEAEEA, encoded by the coding sequence ATGGACGTCGACATCATCGAAGAAGACGAGAACCCCATGTTGCATCGGACGGACGTTACGTTCGAACTGACCCACGACGACGCCACGCCGTCTCGGCTCCAGGTCCGCGACAGTCTCGCCGCCAAGCTGAACAAGGACGCCAACGAGGTCGTCGTGCGCAACCTCGATACCAAGTTCGGCATGCGAAAGACCGTCGGCGCCGCGAAGGTCTACGAGACCGCAGACGCCGCGACCGAGGTCGAGCAGGACCACATGCTCGAACGCAACAAGATCGGCGTCGACGCCGACGAGGCGGCCGACGACACCGAAGCCGAAGCGGAGGAAGCCTGA
- a CDS encoding 30S ribosomal protein S27ae: protein MSRHELYADDGTVEREECPRCGDSFLADHGDRQHCGKCGYTEWE, encoded by the coding sequence ATGAGCCGACACGAACTCTACGCCGACGACGGCACGGTCGAGCGCGAAGAGTGTCCTCGCTGTGGCGACTCCTTCCTCGCCGACCACGGTGACCGCCAGCACTGCGGCAAGTGCGGCTACACCGAGTGGGAATAG
- a CDS encoding bifunctional N(6)-L-threonylcarbamoyladenine synthase/serine/threonine protein kinase yields MTTSPRILGIEGTAWAASAAVYDSETDSTFIESDAYEPDSGGIHPREAAEHMHTAIPQVVEAALSHARELQAEADESTGDDPAGIAADPPIDAVAFSRGPGLGPCLRIVATAARALAGTLDVPLVGVNHMVAHLEIGRHTADFEDPVCLNASGANAHLLAYRNGRYRVLGETMDTGVGNAIDKFTRHVGWSHPGGPKVEAAAADGEYVDLPYVVKGMDFSFSGIMSAAKAAVDDGTPVEDVCAGLQETIFAMLTEVAERALSLTGRDELVLGGGVGQNERLRAMLRKMCEARGATFHAPEPRFLRDNAGMIAVLGAKMYAAGETIAVEESAVDPDFRPDQVDVVWRGNETVEANRFGADEDDRTTVDGAEAVVTVDREADRVTKRRVPKPYRHPTLDERLRRERTAIEARLTSLARQVGVPTPVIHDVDPYESTITFAHVGDRDLRDALTTERVRAVGRSLATIHDAGFVHGDPTVRNVRVATGSDAGRTEPEAAADRPYLIDFGLGYHTDHIEDYAMDLHVFDQSLVGTAPDPKPLREAAIDAYREVGDTRVLDRLADVEGRGRYVGE; encoded by the coding sequence GTGACTACTTCACCGCGAATTCTCGGGATCGAGGGGACGGCCTGGGCGGCCAGCGCCGCCGTCTACGATTCCGAAACCGATTCGACGTTCATCGAGAGCGACGCCTACGAGCCCGATAGCGGCGGGATTCACCCCCGAGAGGCCGCCGAACACATGCACACGGCCATCCCGCAGGTCGTCGAGGCGGCGCTTTCACACGCCCGCGAGTTGCAGGCCGAAGCCGACGAGTCGACGGGTGACGACCCGGCCGGAATCGCCGCTGACCCGCCGATCGACGCCGTCGCGTTCTCCCGGGGCCCCGGCCTCGGGCCGTGTCTGCGCATCGTCGCGACGGCCGCACGAGCGCTCGCCGGAACGCTGGACGTGCCCCTCGTCGGGGTCAACCACATGGTCGCCCACCTGGAGATCGGGCGCCACACCGCCGATTTCGAGGATCCGGTCTGTCTGAACGCCAGCGGGGCCAATGCCCACCTGCTCGCCTATCGGAACGGGCGCTATCGCGTCCTCGGCGAGACGATGGACACCGGCGTCGGCAACGCGATCGACAAGTTCACCCGCCACGTCGGCTGGTCACACCCCGGCGGGCCGAAGGTCGAGGCCGCGGCGGCGGACGGCGAGTACGTCGATCTGCCCTACGTCGTGAAGGGAATGGACTTCTCGTTCTCGGGGATCATGTCGGCCGCGAAGGCCGCCGTCGACGATGGCACACCCGTCGAAGACGTCTGTGCTGGCCTCCAGGAGACCATCTTCGCCATGTTGACCGAAGTGGCAGAGCGCGCGCTGTCGCTGACTGGCCGCGACGAACTCGTCCTCGGCGGCGGGGTCGGACAGAACGAGCGCCTCCGAGCGATGCTCCGGAAGATGTGCGAAGCGCGCGGCGCGACGTTCCACGCCCCTGAACCGCGATTCCTCCGAGACAACGCGGGCATGATCGCCGTCCTGGGCGCCAAAATGTACGCCGCTGGCGAGACGATCGCGGTCGAGGAATCGGCGGTCGATCCCGACTTCCGTCCGGACCAGGTCGACGTGGTCTGGCGTGGCAACGAGACGGTCGAAGCGAACAGATTCGGGGCGGACGAGGACGATCGGACGACCGTCGACGGTGCCGAAGCCGTCGTCACCGTCGATCGTGAGGCGGACCGGGTCACGAAACGGCGGGTTCCGAAGCCGTACCGACATCCGACACTGGACGAACGACTCCGGCGCGAGCGGACGGCGATCGAGGCGCGACTCACGAGTCTCGCCCGGCAGGTAGGCGTGCCGACGCCGGTGATCCACGACGTCGATCCCTACGAATCGACGATCACGTTCGCACACGTCGGTGACCGGGATTTGCGCGACGCACTCACCACCGAACGCGTGCGGGCCGTCGGACGATCCCTGGCGACCATCCACGACGCCGGGTTCGTCCACGGAGATCCGACCGTCCGGAACGTTCGCGTCGCGACCGGTTCGGACGCAGGCCGGACCGAGCCGGAGGCGGCCGCGGACCGACCATACCTCATCGACTTCGGTCTGGGCTATCACACCGACCACATCGAGGATTACGCGATGGATCTGCACGTCTTCGACCAGAGCCTCGTCGGGACCGCGCCGGACCCGAAACCCCTCCGGGAGGCGGCGATCGACGCCTATCGCGAGGTCGGCGACACGCGGGTCCTCGATCGACTCGCCGACGTGGAAGGGCGCGGCCGGTACGTCGGCGAGTGA
- a CDS encoding DUF5808 domain-containing protein: MADKPTSGEILGVPYNFERPSIGRMLSSYWQPGKSMLVEKPFGVGYTLNLANWRSWVIVGVAALLLWKESTDGSDETEESEPVEVLVDDE; this comes from the coding sequence ATGGCAGACAAACCAACGTCCGGAGAGATCCTGGGAGTGCCGTACAACTTCGAGCGGCCGAGCATCGGTCGAATGCTCTCGTCGTACTGGCAGCCCGGCAAGAGCATGCTGGTCGAGAAACCGTTCGGCGTCGGCTACACGCTCAACCTCGCGAACTGGCGCTCGTGGGTCATCGTCGGTGTCGCTGCCCTCCTGCTGTGGAAGGAGAGTACGGATGGAAGCGACGAAACCGAGGAGAGCGAACCGGTCGAAGTGCTCGTCGACGACGAGTAA
- the rdgB gene encoding RdgB/HAM1 family non-canonical purine NTP pyrophosphatase — protein sequence MSLRFVTGNEGKVREARAYFDGITDVEQVAYDYAEVQADDLETIASRGAVEAYRELDGTEPLFVEDSGLAIEALGGFPGPYSAYVEDTLGIERVWNLAADEENRRARFESVIAHVDGDPADPDVETFTGTVAGTIVAPRGEGGFGYDPIFAYNGATMAEMGATEKNAISHRGRAFATFAEWLAEDE from the coding sequence ATGAGCCTGCGATTCGTCACCGGCAACGAGGGAAAGGTCCGCGAGGCGCGGGCGTACTTCGACGGGATCACCGACGTCGAACAGGTCGCCTACGACTACGCGGAGGTTCAGGCCGACGACCTCGAGACGATCGCGAGCCGGGGTGCCGTCGAGGCCTACCGCGAACTCGACGGGACGGAGCCGCTCTTCGTCGAGGACTCCGGACTCGCGATCGAGGCCCTCGGCGGGTTTCCGGGGCCCTACTCCGCGTACGTCGAGGACACGCTCGGCATCGAGCGGGTCTGGAACCTCGCCGCCGACGAGGAAAATCGACGCGCCCGGTTCGAGTCCGTGATCGCCCACGTCGACGGCGATCCAGCCGACCCCGACGTCGAGACGTTCACCGGCACCGTCGCGGGCACCATCGTCGCCCCGCGCGGCGAGGGCGGCTTCGGCTACGATCCGATCTTCGCGTACAACGGGGCGACGATGGCCGAGATGGGTGCGACGGAGAAAAACGCCATCTCACATCGCGGTCGTGCGTTCGCCACGTTTGCCGAGTGGCTCGCCGAGGACGAGTGA
- a CDS encoding DUF7384 family protein — translation MADRPNPARVVADADVLAADLLVGADAREALDCVRRHSWVELVASDHLLDATEALVTIIADAELAADHRDRLAAERVSVEHPAEDHPALASAYAGEAAHLLSDDERLTSATAGLTIKPRVDVSIRPPDAFATLFDPESLYEHVEGGTYPGPDRDPRA, via the coding sequence ATGGCTGATCGACCGAATCCAGCACGCGTCGTCGCGGATGCGGACGTCCTCGCGGCCGACCTGCTCGTCGGCGCCGATGCACGCGAGGCGCTCGACTGCGTCCGGCGCCACTCCTGGGTCGAACTCGTCGCGAGCGACCACCTGCTTGATGCGACGGAGGCGCTCGTCACGATCATCGCCGACGCCGAACTCGCGGCCGATCACCGCGACCGACTCGCCGCCGAGCGCGTCAGCGTCGAGCACCCGGCCGAGGACCACCCGGCGCTGGCGTCGGCGTACGCCGGCGAGGCTGCCCATCTCCTCTCCGACGACGAACGGCTCACCTCGGCGACCGCCGGACTCACGATCAAGCCCCGCGTCGACGTGAGCATCCGACCGCCGGACGCCTTTGCGACGCTCTTCGATCCCGAGAGTCTCTACGAACACGTCGAAGGCGGCACGTATCCCGGACCCGATCGCGACCCGCGGGCGTAA